From one Chlamydiifrater phoenicopteri genomic stretch:
- the truB gene encoding tRNA pseudouridine(55) synthase TruB yields the protein MKLMTDLKEGILLVNKPKGRTSFSLIRALTKLTGIKKIGHAGTLDPFATGVMVMLLGRRYTRLSDKLLFQDKEYDAIAHLGTTTDSYDCDGKVVGRSKKVPTLQEVLTASESFQGEILQVPPMFSAKKVQGRKLYEYARKGIVIERSECRVRVSLKITKYEYPRVFFSASCSKGTYIRSIAHELGNMLGCGAYLEELCRSRSGNFLLKDCIDGNLLDNEHFDIAPYLMEVGEELLIAKEPQQDSPYPLAP from the coding sequence ATGAAATTAATGACCGATCTTAAGGAAGGTATCCTTCTCGTAAATAAACCCAAGGGAAGAACTTCTTTTAGCCTTATTCGCGCGCTAACAAAGCTTACTGGCATAAAAAAAATTGGTCATGCAGGCACTCTAGATCCTTTTGCTACGGGTGTAATGGTCATGCTCCTAGGAAGAAGGTATACGCGCCTATCAGACAAACTTCTTTTTCAGGACAAAGAATATGATGCTATTGCTCATTTGGGCACTACCACAGATTCATATGACTGTGACGGAAAAGTTGTTGGTAGATCAAAAAAAGTCCCAACTTTGCAGGAAGTATTAACAGCTTCGGAATCCTTTCAAGGAGAAATCTTACAAGTTCCTCCTATGTTTTCGGCTAAAAAAGTTCAAGGAAGAAAGCTCTATGAATACGCTAGGAAGGGCATTGTTATTGAAAGATCCGAATGTAGGGTACGAGTTTCTTTAAAAATTACGAAATACGAGTACCCTAGAGTTTTCTTTTCTGCTTCCTGTAGTAAAGGCACTTATATTAGAAGCATTGCTCACGAGCTAGGTAACATGTTAGGCTGTGGAGCCTACTTAGAAGAACTTTGTAGATCTAGAAGTGGGAACTTTTTGCTCAAAGACTGCATAGATGGAAATCTTCTCGACAACGAACACTTTGACATAGCCCCCTACTTGATGGAGGTAGGAGAAGAGCTGTTAATTGCCAAGGAACCGCAGCAAGATTCCCCATATCCCTTAGCTCCCTAG
- the rbfA gene encoding 30S ribosome-binding factor RbfA — MTESRRLKKANALLREAIAQVILREVQHPKISNEWITVTRVSVSPDMHTAKVYVSIMPNSKNGSEETLEALNSSSGFIACRASKGIVLKYFPELDFCLEDIFSPQDRVEELLWKIKEEEKTSPSSLDQTDEIL, encoded by the coding sequence ATGACGGAAAGCAGAAGATTAAAGAAAGCCAATGCCCTACTTAGAGAAGCTATAGCACAAGTAATCCTTAGGGAAGTTCAACATCCAAAGATTTCCAACGAATGGATTACTGTCACTAGAGTTTCTGTTTCTCCAGACATGCATACCGCAAAGGTATACGTATCTATTATGCCGAATTCAAAAAATGGTTCAGAAGAAACTTTAGAGGCTTTAAACTCTTCCTCTGGCTTCATAGCTTGTAGAGCTTCTAAAGGCATTGTTCTTAAGTACTTCCCTGAGCTAGACTTCTGTTTGGAAGATATTTTTTCTCCACAGGATCGTGTAGAAGAACTTTTGTGGAAGATAAAAGAAGAAGAGAAGACATCTCCTTCTTCTTTAGATCAAACTGATGAAATATTATGA
- the infB gene encoding translation initiation factor IF-2 translates to MESIKLTKNLKLKIKNSKLTKAAGLDKLKAKLAQAGSEAKPQEEKSGVKSAKSKSAKITQESAESASSSSSTLTVESGFGESSPPRRIRAKSKSSFTALEEAIIPQEEPQQSLEVESSLEQQEEALPEVSPSPSKEVSPLENSFTPDESSNEEAVSEGLEKEEFQETPTIASTTIEKAEQKTPSIQQESSVEKKPAKVTIKSKFGPTGKHINHLLSKVYNNKSDSSDASEPSSTQVSAEASEEGSSPASPSKKTDLSAGAGNNSRGFLRKDSKKSIPEFRDGRKKSSESVKSFSGRDRYGLNEGSDDDKWRKKRTKQKKSYEDHVVQRPTSIKVPLPITVKDLAAEMKLKASELIQKMFIHGMTYVVNDVLDDETTVQFIGSEFGCTVEIDHSEKEKIQVVSNSVKEEVNETSPEKLAIRPPVVAFMGHVDHGKTSLIDALRKSNIASGEAGAITQHMGAFRCSTPVGDITILDTPGHEAFSAMRARGAEICDIVVLVVAGDEGIKEQTTEAIKHALTAGIVIVVAINKADKPNFNAENVYRQLSEFNLLPEAWGGTTATVNTSAKTGEGLTELLEMLALQAEVLELKADPSNRARGLVIESELHKGLGHVATVLVQNGTLRVGDSLVFNDCYGRIKTMHDEHNHSMKEACPATPALITGLSGIPKAGDPFVVVKNEKTAKEIIEARIAGKQRFALQQKRNLSFDALLQNRKVLKLIVKADVQGSIEALVGSIAKIKSDKVKVDIVSTGVGEISESDIRLAAASKTTILGFHTSIESHAEPLIKSLGVRVKLHDIIYHAIDDVEAMMADLLDPIMEEKPLGSAEIKEIFKSSQLGCIYGCLVVEGSIVRNQKVNLVRNKEVIWKGSISSLKRIKEDVREVKKGLECGVLLDGYGLAKIGDTIQCYEIIYHPQKL, encoded by the coding sequence ATGGAGAGCATAAAATTGACGAAAAACCTAAAACTGAAGATTAAAAATTCAAAACTGACTAAAGCCGCTGGATTAGATAAGCTTAAAGCAAAGCTTGCTCAAGCCGGTTCTGAAGCGAAACCTCAGGAAGAAAAAAGCGGAGTGAAGTCCGCAAAAAGCAAGTCAGCCAAGATCACACAGGAAAGTGCTGAGTCTGCGTCTTCTTCCTCTTCAACTTTAACGGTAGAGTCAGGCTTCGGAGAAAGCTCTCCCCCTCGTCGTATTCGCGCAAAATCAAAGTCTTCGTTTACTGCACTGGAAGAAGCTATTATTCCTCAGGAAGAACCCCAGCAATCCTTGGAGGTGGAAAGCTCTTTGGAGCAGCAAGAGGAGGCCCTTCCTGAGGTGTCGCCCTCTCCTTCTAAGGAAGTATCTCCTTTAGAAAACAGCTTTACTCCTGATGAGTCCTCTAATGAAGAAGCCGTTTCTGAAGGGTTGGAGAAGGAGGAGTTTCAAGAAACACCAACGATTGCTTCTACCACAATTGAGAAGGCGGAACAAAAGACTCCTTCCATTCAACAAGAGTCTTCTGTCGAGAAAAAACCTGCCAAAGTTACTATTAAATCTAAATTTGGCCCTACAGGAAAACACATCAACCACCTCCTCTCCAAAGTCTACAATAATAAAAGTGATAGCTCAGACGCCTCAGAGCCATCTTCAACACAAGTCTCAGCAGAAGCTTCAGAGGAGGGCTCCTCTCCAGCTTCTCCCTCAAAGAAAACAGATTTATCGGCAGGAGCGGGAAATAATAGCAGAGGATTTCTTAGGAAGGACTCGAAAAAATCTATACCAGAGTTTAGAGATGGTAGAAAAAAATCTTCGGAATCCGTCAAATCTTTTTCTGGCAGGGATCGGTACGGTCTAAATGAAGGTAGCGATGATGACAAGTGGCGAAAAAAGCGAACCAAACAGAAAAAGTCTTATGAAGACCACGTCGTGCAACGCCCTACTTCTATTAAAGTCCCTCTCCCCATTACTGTGAAAGATTTAGCTGCTGAGATGAAGCTTAAAGCCTCGGAGCTTATTCAAAAGATGTTTATACATGGTATGACCTACGTTGTGAATGACGTTTTGGATGACGAAACAACTGTTCAGTTCATTGGATCTGAATTTGGATGTACCGTAGAAATAGATCACTCCGAAAAGGAAAAGATTCAGGTAGTATCTAACTCTGTTAAGGAAGAGGTTAATGAAACTTCTCCGGAAAAACTAGCAATTAGACCCCCTGTAGTGGCTTTTATGGGACATGTTGACCACGGAAAAACTAGTCTTATAGATGCTCTGAGAAAAAGTAATATAGCTTCAGGCGAAGCCGGAGCCATAACTCAGCATATGGGAGCCTTTCGTTGTTCTACTCCCGTGGGAGATATCACTATCTTAGACACCCCTGGACACGAGGCTTTCTCAGCCATGAGAGCTCGAGGGGCTGAGATCTGCGACATTGTTGTTCTAGTCGTCGCTGGAGACGAAGGAATTAAAGAACAAACAACGGAGGCTATCAAGCATGCTTTAACCGCCGGGATTGTCATTGTTGTCGCCATTAATAAAGCAGATAAACCCAATTTTAATGCTGAGAATGTGTACCGACAATTATCCGAGTTCAATCTTTTACCAGAAGCTTGGGGTGGAACGACCGCTACTGTAAACACCTCAGCCAAGACCGGAGAAGGCCTTACAGAACTACTGGAAATGTTAGCTTTACAAGCTGAGGTTCTAGAGTTAAAAGCAGATCCTAGCAACAGAGCCAGAGGCTTGGTTATTGAGTCCGAATTACACAAAGGATTAGGACATGTTGCAACAGTTTTAGTCCAAAATGGAACTCTACGGGTCGGAGATTCTTTGGTATTCAACGATTGCTACGGAAGAATAAAAACTATGCATGACGAGCACAATCATTCCATGAAAGAAGCTTGTCCCGCTACCCCAGCGTTAATCACCGGACTTTCTGGAATTCCTAAAGCTGGTGACCCTTTTGTTGTGGTAAAGAATGAAAAAACAGCAAAAGAGATTATCGAAGCCAGAATTGCTGGTAAGCAGAGATTTGCTCTTCAACAAAAGCGTAATCTTTCTTTTGACGCTTTGCTCCAAAACAGAAAGGTGTTGAAACTTATTGTTAAAGCAGACGTACAAGGATCTATAGAAGCTTTAGTGGGATCCATAGCAAAGATAAAATCTGATAAAGTGAAGGTAGACATTGTTTCTACCGGAGTTGGAGAAATTTCAGAGTCGGATATTCGTTTAGCCGCAGCTTCTAAGACAACTATATTAGGTTTTCATACTTCAATAGAAAGTCATGCAGAGCCTCTTATTAAAAGTCTCGGAGTTCGAGTAAAGCTACACGATATCATCTACCACGCCATCGATGACGTGGAAGCAATGATGGCCGATTTATTAGATCCTATTATGGAGGAAAAGCCTCTGGGTTCTGCAGAAATTAAAGAAATTTTCAAATCATCTCAGTTAGGATGTATCTACGGCTGTTTAGTAGTTGAAGGCAGCATCGTAAGAAATCAAAAAGTTAATTTGGTGCGAAATAAAGAGGTTATCTGGAAGGGCTCCATATCTTCTCTGAAACGAATTAAAGAAGATGTTCGAGAAGTAAAGAAGGGGCTTGAATGTGGCGTACTGCTGGATGGATATGGATTAGCTAAAATTGGCGACACCATTCAATGTTACGAGATTATTTACCACCCTCAAAAACTGTAG
- the sctU gene encoding type III secretion system export apparatus subunit SctU gives MGEKTEKATPKRLRDARKKGQVAKSQDFPSAVTFIVSMTTAFYLANFFYEQLGSFLSSVLIQAPTNHEPRVTLFYLHKCLLLILTTSLPLLGVVSVIGLLIGFLIVGPTFSTEVFKPDLKKFNPIDNLKQKFKLKTFIELMKSVLKIFGAALILYFTIKSRAALLIETAGISPIASAEIFKQILLKATTSIGIFFLVVAVADLVYQRHNFAKELKMEKFEVKQEFKDTEGNPEIKGRRRQIAQEIAYEDSSSQIKHASAVVSNPRDIAVAIGYMPEKYKAPWIIAMGADYRARKIIEEAEKHNIPVMRNVPLAHQLWEEGKELKFIPESTYEAIGEILLYVTSLNAQNSNAKDLNKDED, from the coding sequence ATGGGTGAAAAGACAGAGAAGGCGACGCCAAAGCGACTTAGAGATGCTAGAAAAAAAGGTCAGGTAGCAAAATCGCAAGACTTTCCCTCCGCGGTTACATTTATAGTCTCTATGACCACAGCTTTTTATTTAGCTAACTTTTTCTATGAGCAGCTGGGCTCTTTTTTATCGTCGGTATTGATCCAAGCTCCAACCAATCATGAACCTAGGGTTACCCTATTTTATCTCCATAAGTGTTTGCTATTAATATTAACGACCTCTCTTCCTTTGTTAGGAGTCGTCTCTGTTATTGGATTATTAATAGGATTTTTAATTGTTGGACCAACATTTTCCACAGAAGTTTTTAAACCAGATTTAAAAAAATTTAACCCCATCGACAACTTAAAACAAAAGTTCAAGCTTAAAACTTTTATCGAGTTAATGAAGTCTGTGCTCAAGATTTTTGGCGCAGCATTAATATTGTACTTTACTATCAAAAGTAGAGCAGCTCTTCTCATAGAAACCGCAGGAATCTCTCCTATAGCTTCTGCAGAAATTTTCAAACAAATTTTGTTAAAAGCTACCACCTCTATAGGCATTTTCTTTCTTGTTGTTGCTGTTGCTGACCTTGTTTACCAACGACACAATTTCGCCAAAGAACTAAAAATGGAAAAGTTTGAGGTGAAACAAGAATTTAAAGATACAGAAGGTAACCCCGAAATTAAAGGCAGAAGAAGACAGATAGCACAAGAAATTGCCTACGAAGACTCTTCATCTCAAATTAAGCATGCTAGCGCAGTGGTTTCCAATCCTAGAGATATTGCCGTGGCCATAGGCTATATGCCAGAGAAGTACAAAGCGCCATGGATCATTGCCATGGGAGCCGATTATAGAGCGAGAAAAATCATTGAAGAAGCAGAGAAACACAACATTCCGGTCATGAGGAACGTCCCACTAGCACACCAACTTTGGGAAGAAGGAAAAGAGTTGAAGTTTATTCCAGAATCAACGTATGAAGCTATTGGGGAAATCCTCTTATACGTAACCTCTCTTAACGCACAAAACTCTAACGCTAAAGATCTTAACAAAGACGAAGATTGA
- the ychF gene encoding redox-regulated ATPase YchF, with amino-acid sequence MSHTECGIVGLPNVGKSGLFNALTGAGIASSNYPFCTIDPNVGIVSVKDERLLKLATISGSEKLIYADVKFVDIAGLVKGAASGEGLGNKFLSHVRETHAIAHVVRCFENTEITHVAGKIDPEDDISTINLELILSDFSSAQSIYTKAEKAAKGKKEPALLLSALEKVLKHLESEQPVRTLDLSDAEREVLKPYPFLTKKPILYIANIDEDSLGSLSNEYVEKVKKIASLEKAPVIPICVRLEEELAALPKEEADEILLSMGLKESGLTRLVRSAYDTLGLISYFTTGPIETRAWTISKGTKAPEAASAIHTDICKGFIRAEVVSMEDMIAYGGRAGARENGKLRSEGKDYIVQDGDVILFLHN; translated from the coding sequence GTGAGCCATACCGAATGTGGAATTGTTGGCCTTCCTAATGTGGGAAAATCAGGGTTATTTAACGCTTTAACAGGCGCGGGGATTGCTTCTAGCAATTATCCTTTTTGCACTATCGATCCTAATGTAGGAATAGTTTCCGTCAAAGACGAGAGACTTTTGAAACTAGCCACTATAAGTGGTAGCGAAAAACTTATTTATGCAGATGTAAAATTTGTTGACATAGCAGGGTTGGTTAAAGGCGCTGCCTCTGGGGAAGGGTTGGGAAATAAGTTTCTATCGCACGTTAGAGAAACTCATGCCATTGCTCATGTAGTGAGATGTTTTGAAAACACTGAAATTACGCATGTCGCGGGGAAAATTGATCCTGAGGATGATATATCAACAATAAATTTAGAACTAATCTTATCGGATTTTTCTTCAGCTCAAAGTATTTATACTAAGGCTGAAAAGGCCGCTAAAGGAAAAAAAGAGCCTGCACTTTTACTGAGTGCGTTAGAAAAAGTTCTTAAACACCTGGAAAGTGAACAACCTGTACGCACTTTAGATCTCAGCGATGCAGAAAGGGAGGTATTGAAACCCTATCCTTTTCTAACAAAGAAGCCCATTCTGTATATAGCTAATATAGATGAAGATTCTCTTGGAAGTCTTTCTAACGAGTACGTAGAAAAAGTAAAAAAAATAGCTTCTTTAGAAAAAGCTCCTGTAATTCCTATTTGTGTACGATTAGAAGAAGAGCTTGCCGCTTTGCCTAAAGAAGAAGCAGATGAAATATTATTGTCTATGGGCTTGAAGGAGTCGGGGCTAACTAGGTTAGTTCGATCTGCTTACGATACTTTAGGGCTTATATCTTATTTCACCACAGGTCCTATAGAAACTAGGGCTTGGACTATTTCAAAAGGGACTAAAGCGCCTGAAGCAGCCTCTGCTATTCATACAGATATTTGTAAGGGATTCATTCGCGCGGAAGTTGTGTCTATGGAAGACATGATTGCTTATGGAGGAAGAGCTGGAGCACGGGAGAATGGAAAGCTAAGGTCTGAGGGTAAGGATTACATCGTTCAAGACGGAGACGTTATATTATTCCTGCATAATTAA